From a single Lolium rigidum isolate FL_2022 chromosome 7, APGP_CSIRO_Lrig_0.1, whole genome shotgun sequence genomic region:
- the LOC124675975 gene encoding ATP-dependent RNA helicase SUV3L, mitochondrial-like isoform X1 yields the protein MAATIAAVLIRRSTSSPYRRLLLPILSHLQRPAPQPTSPWIPPHHHRFSSSSTPADPDRNLPPLDPNQLWHELSTASPATGSSRLPKATWDDVVALTRDFAKNPAMADQALALYIPASTFPTYARHFRHFLPPRLSQQSADRLLALPPDDAHALLLRAFAEYCVTNHADELRQSRSVMAAADLTAPHTWYPFARAMRRRVVYHCGPTNSGKTHNALARFSAARSGVYCSPLRLLAMEVFDKVNALGVYCTLRTGQEVKEVPFANHVTCTIEMLSTEELYEVAVVDEIQMMADPTRGYAWTRAVLGLKADEIHLCGDPSVLKIVRKVCADTGDDLEVHQYERFKPLVVEAKSLLGDLKNVRAGDCIVAFSRREIFEVKLAIEKFTKHKCCVIYGALPPETRRQQAKLFNEQDNEYDVLVASDAVGMGLNLNIRRVVFYSLSKYNGDRMVPVAASQVKQIAGRAGRRGSVYPDGLTTTFLLDDLEYLIECLQQPFEEAKKIGLFPCFEQVEMFASQFPDLTFTELLDKFRDNCRIDKTYFMCQQDSIKKVANMLERVQGLSLKDRYSFCFAPVNIRDPKAMYHLLRFATHYSKSRRVSIAMGMPRGSATNDTELLDLETKHQVLSMYLWLSHHFEEDNFPHAQKAEEMAVNIADLLGKSLAKASWKPESRQQTRQRREENEESDSNVENMSDDDAKTVSKVGYERPRSLPKRNSRKRHDRPSQNSSSLNLVA from the exons ATGGCCGCCACCATCGCCGCCGTGCTAATccgccgctccacctcctccccgtaccgccgccttctcctccccaTCCTCTCCCACCTCCAACGCCCCGCGCCGCAACCCACATCCCCATGGATCCcaccccaccaccaccgcttctcctcctcctccacacccgCCGACCCTGACCGGAACCTCCCTCCCCTGGACCCAAACCAGCTATGGCACGAGCTCTCCACCGCCTCACCCGCGACCGGCTCGTCCCGCCTCCCAAAGGCCACGTGGGACGACGTGGTGGCGCTCACCCGCGACTTCGCCAAGAACCCCGCCATGGCGGACCAGGCCCTGGCGCTCTACATCCCCGCCTCCACATTCCCCACCTACGCGCGCCACTTCCGCCACTTCCTGCCCCCCCGCCTCTCCCAGCAATCCGCCGACCGGCTCCTCGCCCTCCCGCCCGACGACGCGCACGCCCTCCTCCTCCGGGCCTTCGCCGAGTACTGCGTCACCAACCACGCGGACGAGCTGCGGCAGAGCCGCTCCGTCATGGCCGCCGCCGACCTCACGGCGCCGCACACCTGGTACCCGTTCGCGCGCGCCATGCGCCGGCGGGTCGTGTACCACTGCGGGCCCACCAACAGCGGCAAGACGCACAACGCGCTCGCCCGCTTCAGCGCCGCCAGGTCCGGCGTCTACTGCAGCCCGCTCCGGCTCCTCGCCATGGAGGTCTTCGACAAGGTCAACGCGCTCGGCGTCTACTGCACCCTCCGCACCGGCCAGGAGGTCAAGGAGGTGCCCTTCGCCAACCACGTCACCTGCACCATCGAGATGCTGTCCACCGAGGAGCTCTACGAAGTCGCCGTGGTCGACGAGATACAGATGATGGCTGACCCGACCAGGGGCTACGCGTGGACGCGTGCTGTTCTCGGGCTCAAGGCGGACGAGATACATCTCTGCGGTGACCCTAGCGTTCTCAAGATTGTTCGCAAGGTTTGTGCGGACACTGGGGATGATTTGGAGGTGCATCAGTACGAGCGGTTCAAGCCACTTGTCGTCGAGGCGAAGTCGCTGCTTGGGGACCTCAAGAATGTCCGTGCCGGTGATTGCATTGTTGCCTTCTCCCGCAGAGAGATATTTGAGGTGAAGCTAGCAATCGAGAAATTCACCAAGCACAAGTGTTGTGTTATATATGGAGCTTTGCCGCCAGAGACACGGCGCCAGCAAGCAAAGCTATTCAACGAACAGGATAACGAGTATGATGTGCTTGTAGCGAGTGATGCCGTTGGCATGGGCCTCAACCTCAACATTAGGAGAGTTGTGTTCTATAGCTTGTCGAAGTACAATGGGGACAGAATGGTACCAGTTGCTGCTTCGCAGGTAAAACAGATTGCTGGGCGTGCTGGCCGGAGGGGCAGTGTTTATCCAGATGGGCTCACCACCACTTTCTTGCTGGATGATTTGGAATATTTAATAGAGTGCCTGCAACAGCCGTTTGAGGAGGCAAAGAAAATCGGCCTTTTCCCTTGCTTTGAACAGGTGGAAATGTTCGCCAGCCAGTTCCCTGATCTTACTTTCACTGAATTGTTGGATAAGTTCCGTGATAATTGCCGCATCGACAAGACATACTTCATGTGCCAGCAGGATAGCATCAAGAAGGTTGCTAATATGCTCGAGAGGGTCCAGGGGCTCTCCCTCAAGGATCGCTACAGTTTTTGTTTTGCGCCAGTTAATATAAGGGATCCAAAAGCCATGTACCATCTTCTCAGATTTGCTACTCATTATAGCAAGAGCCGCCGTGTTAGCATCGCGATGGGAATGCCCAGAGGTTCTGCAACGAATGACACTGAACTTCTGGACCTCGAGACCAAGCACCAGGTCCTGTCTATGTATCTGTGGCTGTCACACCATTTTGAGGAAGATAACTTTCCTCATGCGCAGAAAGCTGAGGAAATGGCAGTAAATATTGCTGATTTGCTTGGCAAGTCACTTGCCAAGGCATCCTGGAAGCCTGAATCAAGACAACAAACAAGGCAGAGACGAGAAGAGAACGAGGAGAGTGACAGCAATGTGGAAAATATGTCAGATGATGATGCAAAGACTGTTTCCAAAGTTGGTTATGAAAGGCCGAGGTCACTTCCCAAAAGAAATTCAAG GAAAAGACATGATCGACCCAGCCAGAATTCCTCTTCCTTGAACCTTGTGGCATGA
- the LOC124675975 gene encoding ATP-dependent RNA helicase SUV3L, mitochondrial-like isoform X2 has translation MAATIAAVLIRRSTSSPYRRLLLPILSHLQRPAPQPTSPWIPPHHHRFSSSSTPADPDRNLPPLDPNQLWHELSTASPATGSSRLPKATWDDVVALTRDFAKNPAMADQALALYIPASTFPTYARHFRHFLPPRLSQQSADRLLALPPDDAHALLLRAFAEYCVTNHADELRQSRSVMAAADLTAPHTWYPFARAMRRRVVYHCGPTNSGKTHNALARFSAARSGVYCSPLRLLAMEVFDKVNALGVYCTLRTGQEVKEVPFANHVTCTIEMLSTEELYEVAVVDEIQMMADPTRGYAWTRAVLGLKADEIHLCGDPSVLKIVRKVCADTGDDLEVHQYERFKPLVVEAKSLLGDLKNVRAGDCIVAFSRREIFEVKLAIEKFTKHKCCVIYGALPPETRRQQAKLFNEQDNEYDVLVASDAVGMGLNLNIRRVVFYSLSKYNGDRMVPVAASQVKQIAGRAGRRGSVYPDGLTTTFLLDDLEYLIECLQQPFEEAKKIGLFPCFEQVEMFASQFPDLTFTELLDKFRDNCRIDKTYFMCQQDSIKKVANMLERVQGLSLKDRYSFCFAPVNIRDPKAMYHLLRFATHYSKSRRVSIAMGMPRGSATNDTELLDLETKHQVLSMYLWLSHHFEEDNFPHAQKAEEMAVNIADLLGKSLAKASWKPESRQQTRQRREENEESDSNVENMSDDDAKTVSKVGYERPRSLPKRNSRHDRPSQNSSSLNLVA, from the exons ATGGCCGCCACCATCGCCGCCGTGCTAATccgccgctccacctcctccccgtaccgccgccttctcctccccaTCCTCTCCCACCTCCAACGCCCCGCGCCGCAACCCACATCCCCATGGATCCcaccccaccaccaccgcttctcctcctcctccacacccgCCGACCCTGACCGGAACCTCCCTCCCCTGGACCCAAACCAGCTATGGCACGAGCTCTCCACCGCCTCACCCGCGACCGGCTCGTCCCGCCTCCCAAAGGCCACGTGGGACGACGTGGTGGCGCTCACCCGCGACTTCGCCAAGAACCCCGCCATGGCGGACCAGGCCCTGGCGCTCTACATCCCCGCCTCCACATTCCCCACCTACGCGCGCCACTTCCGCCACTTCCTGCCCCCCCGCCTCTCCCAGCAATCCGCCGACCGGCTCCTCGCCCTCCCGCCCGACGACGCGCACGCCCTCCTCCTCCGGGCCTTCGCCGAGTACTGCGTCACCAACCACGCGGACGAGCTGCGGCAGAGCCGCTCCGTCATGGCCGCCGCCGACCTCACGGCGCCGCACACCTGGTACCCGTTCGCGCGCGCCATGCGCCGGCGGGTCGTGTACCACTGCGGGCCCACCAACAGCGGCAAGACGCACAACGCGCTCGCCCGCTTCAGCGCCGCCAGGTCCGGCGTCTACTGCAGCCCGCTCCGGCTCCTCGCCATGGAGGTCTTCGACAAGGTCAACGCGCTCGGCGTCTACTGCACCCTCCGCACCGGCCAGGAGGTCAAGGAGGTGCCCTTCGCCAACCACGTCACCTGCACCATCGAGATGCTGTCCACCGAGGAGCTCTACGAAGTCGCCGTGGTCGACGAGATACAGATGATGGCTGACCCGACCAGGGGCTACGCGTGGACGCGTGCTGTTCTCGGGCTCAAGGCGGACGAGATACATCTCTGCGGTGACCCTAGCGTTCTCAAGATTGTTCGCAAGGTTTGTGCGGACACTGGGGATGATTTGGAGGTGCATCAGTACGAGCGGTTCAAGCCACTTGTCGTCGAGGCGAAGTCGCTGCTTGGGGACCTCAAGAATGTCCGTGCCGGTGATTGCATTGTTGCCTTCTCCCGCAGAGAGATATTTGAGGTGAAGCTAGCAATCGAGAAATTCACCAAGCACAAGTGTTGTGTTATATATGGAGCTTTGCCGCCAGAGACACGGCGCCAGCAAGCAAAGCTATTCAACGAACAGGATAACGAGTATGATGTGCTTGTAGCGAGTGATGCCGTTGGCATGGGCCTCAACCTCAACATTAGGAGAGTTGTGTTCTATAGCTTGTCGAAGTACAATGGGGACAGAATGGTACCAGTTGCTGCTTCGCAGGTAAAACAGATTGCTGGGCGTGCTGGCCGGAGGGGCAGTGTTTATCCAGATGGGCTCACCACCACTTTCTTGCTGGATGATTTGGAATATTTAATAGAGTGCCTGCAACAGCCGTTTGAGGAGGCAAAGAAAATCGGCCTTTTCCCTTGCTTTGAACAGGTGGAAATGTTCGCCAGCCAGTTCCCTGATCTTACTTTCACTGAATTGTTGGATAAGTTCCGTGATAATTGCCGCATCGACAAGACATACTTCATGTGCCAGCAGGATAGCATCAAGAAGGTTGCTAATATGCTCGAGAGGGTCCAGGGGCTCTCCCTCAAGGATCGCTACAGTTTTTGTTTTGCGCCAGTTAATATAAGGGATCCAAAAGCCATGTACCATCTTCTCAGATTTGCTACTCATTATAGCAAGAGCCGCCGTGTTAGCATCGCGATGGGAATGCCCAGAGGTTCTGCAACGAATGACACTGAACTTCTGGACCTCGAGACCAAGCACCAGGTCCTGTCTATGTATCTGTGGCTGTCACACCATTTTGAGGAAGATAACTTTCCTCATGCGCAGAAAGCTGAGGAAATGGCAGTAAATATTGCTGATTTGCTTGGCAAGTCACTTGCCAAGGCATCCTGGAAGCCTGAATCAAGACAACAAACAAGGCAGAGACGAGAAGAGAACGAGGAGAGTGACAGCAATGTGGAAAATATGTCAGATGATGATGCAAAGACTGTTTCCAAAGTTGGTTATGAAAGGCCGAGGTCACTTCCCAAAAGAAATTCAAG ACATGATCGACCCAGCCAGAATTCCTCTTCCTTGAACCTTGTGGCATGA
- the LOC124675975 gene encoding ATP-dependent RNA helicase SUV3L, mitochondrial-like isoform X3: MAATIAAVLIRRSTSSPYRRLLLPILSHLQRPAPQPTSPWIPPHHHRFSSSSTPADPDRNLPPLDPNQLWHELSTASPATGSSRLPKATWDDVVALTRDFAKNPAMADQALALYIPASTFPTYARHFRHFLPPRLSQQSADRLLALPPDDAHALLLRAFAEYCVTNHADELRQSRSVMAAADLTAPHTWYPFARAMRRRVVYHCGPTNSGKTHNALARFSAARSGVYCSPLRLLAMEVFDKVNALGVYCTLRTGQEVKEVPFANHVTCTIEMLSTEELYEVAVVDEIQMMADPTRGYAWTRAVLGLKADEIHLCGDPSVLKIVRKVCADTGDDLEVHQYERFKPLVVEAKSLLGDLKNVRAGDCIVAFSRREIFEVKLAIEKFTKHKCCVIYGALPPETRRQQAKLFNEQDNEYDVLVASDAVGMGLNLNIRRVVFYSLSKYNGDRMVPVAASQVKQIAGRAGRRGSVYPDGLTTTFLLDDLEYLIECLQQPFEEAKKIGLFPCFEQVEMFASQFPDLTFTELLDKFRDNCRIDKTYFMCQQDSIKKVANMLERVQGLSLKDRYSFCFAPVNIRDPKAMYHLLRFATHYSKSRRVSIAMGMPRGSATNDTELLDLETKHQVLSMYLWLSHHFEEDNFPHAQKAEEMAVNIADLLGKSLAKASWKPESRQQTRQRREENEESDSNVENMSDDDAKTVSKVGYERPRSLPKRNSRSEET, from the exons ATGGCCGCCACCATCGCCGCCGTGCTAATccgccgctccacctcctccccgtaccgccgccttctcctccccaTCCTCTCCCACCTCCAACGCCCCGCGCCGCAACCCACATCCCCATGGATCCcaccccaccaccaccgcttctcctcctcctccacacccgCCGACCCTGACCGGAACCTCCCTCCCCTGGACCCAAACCAGCTATGGCACGAGCTCTCCACCGCCTCACCCGCGACCGGCTCGTCCCGCCTCCCAAAGGCCACGTGGGACGACGTGGTGGCGCTCACCCGCGACTTCGCCAAGAACCCCGCCATGGCGGACCAGGCCCTGGCGCTCTACATCCCCGCCTCCACATTCCCCACCTACGCGCGCCACTTCCGCCACTTCCTGCCCCCCCGCCTCTCCCAGCAATCCGCCGACCGGCTCCTCGCCCTCCCGCCCGACGACGCGCACGCCCTCCTCCTCCGGGCCTTCGCCGAGTACTGCGTCACCAACCACGCGGACGAGCTGCGGCAGAGCCGCTCCGTCATGGCCGCCGCCGACCTCACGGCGCCGCACACCTGGTACCCGTTCGCGCGCGCCATGCGCCGGCGGGTCGTGTACCACTGCGGGCCCACCAACAGCGGCAAGACGCACAACGCGCTCGCCCGCTTCAGCGCCGCCAGGTCCGGCGTCTACTGCAGCCCGCTCCGGCTCCTCGCCATGGAGGTCTTCGACAAGGTCAACGCGCTCGGCGTCTACTGCACCCTCCGCACCGGCCAGGAGGTCAAGGAGGTGCCCTTCGCCAACCACGTCACCTGCACCATCGAGATGCTGTCCACCGAGGAGCTCTACGAAGTCGCCGTGGTCGACGAGATACAGATGATGGCTGACCCGACCAGGGGCTACGCGTGGACGCGTGCTGTTCTCGGGCTCAAGGCGGACGAGATACATCTCTGCGGTGACCCTAGCGTTCTCAAGATTGTTCGCAAGGTTTGTGCGGACACTGGGGATGATTTGGAGGTGCATCAGTACGAGCGGTTCAAGCCACTTGTCGTCGAGGCGAAGTCGCTGCTTGGGGACCTCAAGAATGTCCGTGCCGGTGATTGCATTGTTGCCTTCTCCCGCAGAGAGATATTTGAGGTGAAGCTAGCAATCGAGAAATTCACCAAGCACAAGTGTTGTGTTATATATGGAGCTTTGCCGCCAGAGACACGGCGCCAGCAAGCAAAGCTATTCAACGAACAGGATAACGAGTATGATGTGCTTGTAGCGAGTGATGCCGTTGGCATGGGCCTCAACCTCAACATTAGGAGAGTTGTGTTCTATAGCTTGTCGAAGTACAATGGGGACAGAATGGTACCAGTTGCTGCTTCGCAGGTAAAACAGATTGCTGGGCGTGCTGGCCGGAGGGGCAGTGTTTATCCAGATGGGCTCACCACCACTTTCTTGCTGGATGATTTGGAATATTTAATAGAGTGCCTGCAACAGCCGTTTGAGGAGGCAAAGAAAATCGGCCTTTTCCCTTGCTTTGAACAGGTGGAAATGTTCGCCAGCCAGTTCCCTGATCTTACTTTCACTGAATTGTTGGATAAGTTCCGTGATAATTGCCGCATCGACAAGACATACTTCATGTGCCAGCAGGATAGCATCAAGAAGGTTGCTAATATGCTCGAGAGGGTCCAGGGGCTCTCCCTCAAGGATCGCTACAGTTTTTGTTTTGCGCCAGTTAATATAAGGGATCCAAAAGCCATGTACCATCTTCTCAGATTTGCTACTCATTATAGCAAGAGCCGCCGTGTTAGCATCGCGATGGGAATGCCCAGAGGTTCTGCAACGAATGACACTGAACTTCTGGACCTCGAGACCAAGCACCAGGTCCTGTCTATGTATCTGTGGCTGTCACACCATTTTGAGGAAGATAACTTTCCTCATGCGCAGAAAGCTGAGGAAATGGCAGTAAATATTGCTGATTTGCTTGGCAAGTCACTTGCCAAGGCATCCTGGAAGCCTGAATCAAGACAACAAACAAGGCAGAGACGAGAAGAGAACGAGGAGAGTGACAGCAATGTGGAAAATATGTCAGATGATGATGCAAAGACTGTTTCCAAAGTTGGTTATGAAAGGCCGAGGTCACTTCCCAAAAGAAATTCAAG GTCAGAAGAAACATGA
- the LOC124677605 gene encoding NAP1-related protein 1-like: MATAEQKGKRPKIDEDGDERMDDAVLLAIEQLQEIQDEIDKVNEEASDKVLEVEQKYNEVRRPVYARRNEIIREIPDFWLTAFLSHPILGELLTEDDQKIFKHLESIDVDEFQDIKSGYSITLTFSSNQYFEDTKLTKTLSFSDDGNITVKATSIKWKDGMDIANGKAYTKDGFKRLLIDESFFTWFNDAKNKSFSQGVIDEVADIIKEELWPNPMKYFNNEAEEEFEDDEDEEESDEEDDDEEEEDEEGEEDDEE, encoded by the exons ATGGCGACGGCGGAGCAGAAGGGGAAGAGGCCGAAGATCGACGAGGACGGGGACGAGCGCATGGACGACGCCGTCCTCCTCGCCATCGAGCAGCTCCAGGAGATCCAGGACGAGATCGACAAG GTAAACGAGGAAGCCAGTGATAAAGTTTTAGAGGTGGAACAGAAGTACAATGAAGTTCGCAGGCCAGTTTATGCTCGACGTAATGAAATTATCAGGGAAATTCCGGACTTCTGGTTGACTGCG TTTCTTAGCCATCCTATACTCGGTGAGCTTCTGACTGAAGATGATCAGAAG ATATTCAAACACTTGGAGTCTATTGATGTGGATGAGTTTCAAGATATTAAATCAGGCTACTCTATTACTCTG ACATTCTCTTCTAATCAGTATTTTGAAGATACAAAACTTACAAAAACATTGTCGTTCAGCGATGATGGAAACATAACAGTGAAGGCTACCTCCATCAAATGGAAGGATGGAATG GATATTGCAAATGGGAAGGCATACACAAAGGATGGGTTCAAACGACTATTGATTGATGAGAG TTTCTTCACTTGGTTCAATGATGCAAAGAACAAAAGTTTTTCGCAAGGAGTGATAGATGAG GTGGCAGATATTATCAAGGAAGAGTTGTGGCCTAATCCTATGAAGTATTTCAACAAT GAGGCTGAAGAAGAATTTGAagacgatgaagatgaagag GAATCTGAtgaagaagacgacgatgaagaagaagaagatgaagaaggggaggaaGATGACGAGGAGTGA